A region from the Benincasa hispida cultivar B227 chromosome 10, ASM972705v1, whole genome shotgun sequence genome encodes:
- the LOC120089143 gene encoding uncharacterized protein LOC120089143 produces MERSKKRKNNEYFDEVTRECVNQIDKLAEVHKGEDVLTEAWATTIKLDQENYLLWRNLALPILRSYRLEGHLTGEDPCPPRFSVATDQSTATVPPGDEAGLGGQYSGIASLTPQQGITTASNSSPVLQVNPFYESRTVVDQLLLGWLYNFMTAEVAMQVMGYENYKYLWAAIQELFGLQSRAGEDYLRQVFQQTCKGAMKMPEYLRVMKTHSDNLGLTGSPVPTRALVSQVLLGLDEEFNPFVATIQGRSEISWTNMQTELLAFEKRQTNNNNQRGGSGRNRGRRRWNNNSYNRPTCQVCNRYDYC; encoded by the exons atggaaagaagcaagaaaaggaaaaataatgaatactttgatGAAGTTACTCGAGAATGTGTCAATCAGATT GATAAATTGGCTGAAGTTCATAAAGGTGAAGATGTTCTCACCGAAGCATGG GCCACCACTATCAAACTTGACCAAGAGAACTACCTACTATGGAGAAATCTGGCGCTGCCCATTTTGCGAAGCTATCGGCTGGAAGGTCACCTCACCGGCGAAGATCCGTGTCCACCCAGGTTTTCCGTGGCAACTGATCAATCGACAGCAACCGTTCCGCCTGGAGATGAAGCCGGTCTTGGAGGACAGTACTCAGGCATTGCCTCTCTAACTCCTCAGCAAGGAATAACCACAGCATCCAACTCCTCCCCTGTTCTTCAGGTAAATCCATTTTATGAATCACGGACTGTTGTTGATCAACTTTTGTTGGGTTGGCTGTATAATTTTATGACTGCAGAAGTAGCTATGCAAGTGATGGGATATGAAAATTACAAATACCTATGGGCTGCCATTCAGGAGTTATTTGGTCTACAATCAAGAGCGGGGGAAGATTACCTTCGTCAAGTATTTCAACAGACTTGCAAAGGGGCAATGAAAATGCCTGAATACCTGAGAGTGATGAAGACTCACTCAGACAATCTTGGACTCACTGGAAGTCCAGTACCTACACGAGCATTGGTGTCACAAGTTCTATTGGGACTTGATGAGGAATTCAACCCGTTTGTTGCAACCATCCAAGGACGCTCTGAGATCTCTTGGACAAATATGCAAACCGAACTGTTGGCTTTCGAAAAGAG AcaaacaaacaacaacaatcaaaGGGGTGGAAGTGGACGAAACCGAGGTAGAAGACGGTGGAACAATAACAGTTACAACCGACCTACCTGCCAAGTCTGCAATAGGTATGACTACTGCTGA